One region of Malania oleifera isolate guangnan ecotype guangnan chromosome 6, ASM2987363v1, whole genome shotgun sequence genomic DNA includes:
- the LOC131157866 gene encoding 1-aminocyclopropane-1-carboxylate oxidase 1-like, which translates to MMEIPVIDFNMLNGEKMGEGMALLHEACENWGFFMVENHGVDKELMEKVKKLVNLHYEENMKDGFYKSDTAKILEKGGSTTTKDWESTFFISHRPTSNINEFTNLSKDLRKTMDEYIDQVMKLAEKLSELMCENLGLEKGCIKKAFSGNIGASVGTKVAKYPKCPHPELVKGLREHTDAGGIILLLQDDQVPGLEFFKDRKWVEIPPSKNNAIFINTGDQVEVLSNGRYKSAPHRVIANKNGSRLSIATFYNPAGDAIISPAPKLLYPNHYSFQDYMKIYATTKFSDKAPRFESVKGMARQSLIV; encoded by the exons atgatGGAGATTCCTGTGATTGACTTTAACATGCTTAATGGAGAGAAGATGGGAGAAGGAATGGCACTTCTGCACGAGGCTTGCGAGAACTGGGGCTTCTTTATG GTTGAGAATCATGGAGTTGACAAAGAGTTGATGGAGAAGGTGAAGAAACTGGTGAATTTGCACTACGAGGAGAACATGAAAGATGGCTTTTATAAGTCAGACACAGCTAAAATCTTGGAGAAGGGAGGAAGCACCACTACTAAAGACTGGGAAAGCACTTTTTTCATTTCACATCGACCAACTTCTAACATCAACGAGTTCACAAACCTCTCTAAGGATCTTCG CAAGACCATGGATGAATACATTGATCAAGTAATGAAACTAGCAGAGAAGTTATCAGAACTCATGTGCGAGAATCTTGGCTTAGAGAAAGGATGCATAAAAAAAGCTTTCTCAGGAAATATTGGTGCTTCTGTGGGGACAAAAGTGGCAAAATACCCTAAATGTCCTCACCCTGAACTCGTAAAGGGACTCCGAGAGCACACTGATGCTGGTGGAATCATCCTTCTGCTCCAGGATGATCAAGTACCCGGTCTTGAATTTTTCAAAGATAGGAAATGGGTGGAGATTCCACCTTCCAAGAACAATGCCATCTTCATAAACACAGGAGACCAAGTTGAAGTGTTGAGTAATGGAAGGTACAAGAGTGCCCCGCATCGTGTCATAGCAAACAAGAATGGAAGCAGGCTGTCCATTGCTACCTTCTACAACCCAGCGGGTGATGCCATTATTTCTCCAGCCCCCAAACTCTTATATCCAAATCACTACAGTTTTCAAGATTACATGAAAATTTATGCCACGACTAAGTTTTCAGATAAGGCCCCTAGATTTGAATCCGTGAAGGGAATGGCACGCCAGAGTCTCATTGTCTAG